The genomic segment GGAGACCACAGGCTACCAGGGAGCCAGGCCCGTCGGACACTTAAGCCAACATCTCAAGACACTTCTGCCAAGTCTATGTGGAAAGAATCTTCCAAGTGTTTTTCAAAGCACAAGCGAGAGCAGCTGAGGTTACCCACCTCCACCTCCGTAGAGAACAAGTACCGACTCCGTGGTAAGGAACAACCAGGGTCAGATGACTTTAGGAAAGCCGTGGCAATGTGTAAAGGGCTGACCCTAAGCAGCATGGAGGATACCCTTTTCCCAACAATTTCTAACGGAGTATGTAGTTCCTTCGCCAACAAGAATCAGCCCAAGTCACCTGATGATTCAGAACTGTTTTATCCGCTTTTGACAGTCCAGCGACCACGTAAAACCATCTGGGACAAAATAGGTTCCCACCACGATCAAGAACTGTTTGCTCCATGGCctagaggaaaagaaagttcTGCAGACATATTAATCAAAATGCTGGAAACACCAAGACCTAACTGGATACATGAAACACCAAGACCTAAACGGATGCTGCAAACAACAAGACCTAAACGGATGCTGGAAAATAAATGGCCATATCGGGAAGATCACAGGGAAGCAACCAAGCAGCCCACCACCTCTGCCAAACAGTCTCAAAGAAAAATCGATCTAGAACATCAGAAGCTTCCCTGGTCATGTGAAGGCACTTGGGTCCATGATGGTAAACACAGAGGACAGGATATGCTTAGCtctctttattataaatatatatacaaaggagGGAAGGACGAATGGGCTGAAAAGTTTAGAGATTCCGTGCAGCACATTGACACAGGATATGACAATCAATCAAGCTGTGAAGAGCCACCTGTCAGGAGAATTAATATGTGTAATTGTGACACCAAGTATGATAAGAAAGTGAGCAAAGGGAAGGACACGCCACTATCTAAAGAGGAATCCAGCTTTGTTATAAAACTCCAAACCCCACCAGACCTTTACACAGCCAACAAGCACAAGCAGTATGAATCACCATTTCTGAAAAACAGCCAGCTGAAAACACCAGGCGCTGAAGAAACTAATCCCTATGAACTTGAACTTCAAGGTGAAAATGCTGGTAAATCGGAGCAAACCTATGAACCAACTGACTGGAAGTACTTTATAAGCAAGGAAGACACTACACCAAGCACCCTTGAGCAGATGTTTATGAAGAAGAGATGGGGTTGTGAACGTTCTTCTCCAACATCAAAAATGTTTAGAGATTATTATTGGATCGTGGActcagatgatgatgatgacgatgatgatgaagaggaggaggaggaggagacattgAAGTAACAGGAGACAGAAAATAAGTAGATGACCTTCTAATTATAAATCATTTAGCTATATCCAATTCTCGTTTTACTCATCAATCAAGGTATACATCATGAACTAATTCTTATTGGACTTCTGTCTTGCCTTCACATAATATTTTACTATATCAACTATAGGATGAATATTCATATGTAGTTTTTCAACATCTTTGTTGCATTGAAGATATTACATCGTTACATTAAACAATAATAGGAATGCATAAAACCATGAATAAAAATAGCTAGTATTAGGAAGATCCCAGGATGACACCAATAATGTGAGAAGaatctcaaaaaactgaaattgTAAGAATAAAAACAGACTTGCACAGCTATCTGTGGATGAAAACTTAATGAACTAACTAGCAATTGTTTTGTCAACTGAAGCTTAAAATCAATAGCCAAATAAATGTGAATTCATGTTCTGTAACACTTACTGTGATTTCAATTTCAAATTCATTTCGGTGTTTACAACATTAGTTTCCATTTGTTTGTCTGTACAAAATATTCGCAATACAatggttattttaatttattcttttatgtatgttCAGTGCAAACAgttaagatttaatattttcacaaTTAGATCCTTATCACTCATGGGACTTGCAAATATTATGATCTCATAGTGCCTtttactattttgtttcttttccctgaTGAAAGTACAATGTTGGAATATCTCACCTGTATTCTTTTGCATTCAGGCTGTGTTTTTAATATCACATCCCCAAAGTTAATTCTCATGCAAATATCTGAATTCTGTTAGGTTCTCAGCAACTAGAATGTGCAGAAGACAAGATGAACATTCAAGTAGTTGGTATAAGAATTGAGAAAcagggaaaacattttaaaatataagatttatttttattttagaacatTCTCCTCACATATTAACAATTCACACATTTCTTTGGTCGTCTCTGCCTTTCACAAACATTGTTCCTGCCACTGGTGACTTCTTTTATCCCCCAAAGTCCCTTTTCTGGCTGAATATAATAGATTGCATGCCTATGTCATTTTTTCATAACCACATATGCCTTGGAGAGTCTATAATGATGTAGGCCATCCAATGTGCCAACCTTCCTCTTTTTCCCATGGCATCCTGATACATACCACTACATTTTTAACATAAGCAATGAAATATTTGAATGCAAACTTGAGAGAATTTATCTTGGATGTAAAATTTCATTAAGTTAGAAATATGTCAACATGATATGGTTTACTGGGTGTTCAACAGGTAGCAAAGGTGATTTAAGTCTCTGACCTCcccaacacataaacaaaatgtcAGTTTGTCTCTGGTTGCAAAACTTCATTCAGTGTTTTACATGCATCATCAAAAAGCACCATAGTTTGGGTCAAAAACAAATTAGTAATTAGCTTATTTTCCATTTTAGCTTTGTGAACATGTGCTTCACAGAGTCAGTTTCCTTATATGTGCAAAGGAAACCATGCCATTAAACTTAAAGACAGTTTGATGAGAATCATGGAACTATTTTCTATAATTGCTTATGGTCACAGGTAGCACACAATTGATACTAAGCATGTAGAAGAGAAGTGTATTCATAAAAGGCAAATGGACATTGCAATGATCCACAGATAAAAGGAAGGTTTTCATGACATGATCCATTGTGTGAGTCTCATATTTTATCATACTCAATGTTAACTATTGCTGAAAGTTAAGAAATATtatatggggctggaaagatggtttcaTGGTTAAGGAcatcagctgctcttccagaggacctgagttcaagtttcagaaccaacatggcagctcacaactgtctataactgcagctccaggggattcaacacccttACACAGGCAAAAGACCaatgcacttaaaataaaaataaattattaaaaaattgcGACTATATTGCCTCTTCAAAGTTTGGGCTCCTAAGTGCTCTCTTCTTCAAGGGGGCTCAAATCTGGCTCCTACTCATTCTGGCCGCTAAGAAAGCTTTTTCATAAGGGTATTGGGGATGACAGGTAGCATGGGTGAAGGCGAGGTGATGCTGTCACTGATACCATGACTTTCATGATTTGCGCTAAAGTCCTTCATCTTGTGAGAGCAGTCTTCAACACAGAAACTGATTTGCCTTGGTTACTCCCTGGTACNNNNNNNNNNNNNNNNNNNNNNNNNNNNNNNNNNNNNNNNNNNNNNNNNNNNNNNNNNNNNNNNNNNNNNNNNNNNNNNNNNNNNNNNNNNNNNNNNNNNNNNNNNNNNNNNNNNNNNNNNNNNNNNNNNNNNNNNNNNNNNNNNNNNNNNNNNNNNNNNNNNNNNNNNNNNNNNNNNNNNNNNNNNNNNNNNNNNNNNNNNNNNNNNNNNNNNNNNNNNNNNNNNNNNNNNNNNNNNNNNNNNNNNNNNNNNNNNNNNNNNNNNNNNNNNNNNNNNNNNNNNNNNNNNNNNNNNNNNNNNNNNNNNNNNNNNNNNNNNNNNNNNNNNNNNNNNNNNNNNNNNNNNNNNNNNNNNNNNNNNNNNNNNNNNNNNNNNNNNNNNNNNNNNNNNNNNNNNNNNNNNNNNNNNNNNNNNNNNNNNNNNNNNNNNNNNNNNNNNNNNNNNNNNNNNNNNNNNNNNNNNNNNNNNNNNNNNNNNNNNNNNNNNNNNNNNNNNNNNNNNNNNNNNNNNNNNNNNNNNNNNNNNNNNNNNNNNNNNNNNNNNNNNNNNNNNNNNNNNNNNNNNNNNNNNNNNNNNNNNNNNNNNNNNNNNNNNNNNNNNNNNNNNNNNNNNNNNNNNNNNNNNNNNNNNNNNNNNNNNNNNNNNNNNNNNNNNNNNNNNNNNNNNNNNNNNNNNNNNNNNNNNNNNNNNNNNNNNNNNNNNNNNNNNNNNNNNNNNNNNNNNNNNNNNNNNNNNNNNNNNNNNNNNNNNNNNNNNNNNNNNNNNNNNNNNNNNNNNNNNNNNNNNNNNNNNNNNNNNNNNNNNNNNNNNNNNNNNNNNNNNNNNNNNNNNNNNNNNNNNNNNNNNNNNNNNNNNNNNNNNNNNNNNNNNNNNNNNNNNNNNNNNNNNNNNNNNNNNNNNNNNNNNNNNNNNNNNNNNNNNNNNNNNNNNNNNNNNNNNNNNNNNNNNNNNNNNNNNNNNNNNNNNNNNNNNNNNNNNNNNNNNNNNNNNNNNNNNNNNNNNNNNNNNNNNNNNNNNNNNNNNNNNNNNNNNNNNNNNNNNNNNNNNNNNNNNNNNNNNNNNtggtggagttcctgtgtgcctggtcccactggtcccagttactcccggtgttgggacagatgttgtcttCCCCACCCCTTTTGATTGTCAGGCTAGGGGggagtttggagcaataaacttctgttgtaccaggagaagagaataacactctcCAGACTTTGCAGTACTCAAGGAGAACATCTGAACCTCATTCTGGTATTGAATTTTGAGCTGCACATATTTAATCATCTACCAGCTGTCAGGAGAGCATCAAGGAACAGCAATGACTCTCATATCTATTGGAGATGTTCCTGCAAGTATTGCACTTCAGTCTGTTGATGGCCAGTTAATGAAGGAGGATGCTGAGGTTTACATGTTGCCCCGTTCCACACTCACTATCAGATTCACAAATGAGATCAGGAAGTTTTGGACTACATTTCTAGAAGTACTACTATTTACTATTATGCCAGGAATTAGATATATCCAGTAAgcaattgtttgtgttttttttttttttggttcttcataatcaagaaaagaagtaaaaagcaTATTGCCAAGGACTCTCTTAATATATCTAGAAAGTGCACACAAATAGTAAACGTTAGTTTAATTTCTCATGGAATGATATCTTTGGAGAAAGGATACATTGTTATCTAAAGAATTAGTTCTAGTCAATCAGGAAAAAATTGAAAACTTTGAAGATGAAAACTATCTATTGATTCTTCCTACTAAAGACATTTTCCTAActcttctctccatccaccagATTTTACAATAATCTCTATACCTCATCTCCTCTAAGGCATCCAGAGTCTTGACAAGGGTGTTATAGATTCCCTGCTTAGCACCGAGGGCCCAGCAGTCATGTCTCTGGAGGCTCCAGTATATAATTGCTTATTTGCTGTAGCCTTAAATGTTGTCCACACTACTTAGCTTGTGGTTTTCCTATTCAGACATTCAGTAAGTCACTTCTGTAGGGAATTTCTCCTCCTTAAGGACCTAGATATGGCCTATTGATATAAGTCATGCTAATGTTCCTATTTCTAGGTCTTTAATCTAATCATATCTGAAAACTCTCGATTATCAAATAAGGTAATTCATTCATAAGTCCCAAGGTTTAGGAAACAGGCATCTTTCAGGTGGGAAGAATAATTATGTCTTAGAAatgctactttttcttttaattgtatgtttttatgtatttatctatgtatgtatctatgtatgtatggatgcattcatgtatgtatgtggataaGTGCATGtgccctcagaaggcagaagcagacattagaattcctggagctggagatacagatgTTCGTGCAACACACAATGTGTGTGCTAgtatctgaactcagttcctatGGAAGAGAAGTTTGtactcttaaccaatgaaccaTCTTCATAGCACTATAAATCCTACTTTATTAAAAGACCCAAACCAATTGAACAAAACCCCTAACTTCACATACTATGCAaggaataaaagttaaataacCTAAACCTATGATGAGTTTTTCATGTTGTatatagaaattaatttttatggcAATTGAGCCTTCAAAACTACATATAGAGTTTTCCTTTTTGGCAGAGTTTTGCCAAAACATTCAGTAAAGTATATTGCAACACCAAAGCAAACCAATTCAGCTGCCAATTTGCCATTACTTATACCTATTATATGATCATCAATAAAAGTAACTTAATTCTGGCCATCATTGCATATAAAAGAATCActtcaataaaaacataattatgaTTAACGTTGTCTTTTGTAATGTTACCTCTGGCCATATAATGCATTCTCCAAATTTACAAGTCTCCAAAAGGACACTTATACAACTAAGCTGTTACCCGCCAGGCTTGGTTATAGGTTGAGTTGGGTTAGGGTTGAGTAaaggttttctctttccattattGTGACACAGGTACTACACATGTCTTTTAAATAACATATCTGAAAACATATGAGAGGCAAGGGCCAACCAAGTAAACACATTTCAGCTTCTGTTAAAATGTTACAAACTTTTAAACTCTTGAgcataaaagaaaatgcatgggACATCTAAACTCATGGAAAAGGAGAGTGTTTACTCACTGATGTAATGACtagaactgggaaagaagaaaaatacaagcaAATAATACACTTTATAACTAAAGTACAATGAATACAGCAAAGTTCTCggaagagctggagaaagggGACAAGAAAGAACCCATTATTGCTCTATCTTGGGACTACAACTGCTAGCTTGGGTTGACTGAGAAGGTTCAAATGTTATGGGGTCTCTGATGGGGTGATCCTCTATGGATACTGCCAAGTTTGTTCTGTGGAACCGACAGAATAAAATCATACACCCTGGGAAGAAGACCCATGCAAAGAAAGCCACAGGCTAGATGGAGGCAATAGCCTCCAATACTGGGGAAAGTGAAAGTGATAAGAAAAGATGCAAGATGCAGGTGCAAAATATGACAGCTGCCACTGCCTCATTGTGATTGACAGTTGAGGTCCtcagggtcagggtcagagtGAAGAAGGACCTTTAGAAAGGAGAACAACTTTAGCAAACTTTATTAGGACATAAAAGCCCCAGAGGTGAGAATCTGCCTGAGGGCTCTGGGTTGCACTTTTTATAGGCTCTGGGGCCCTTCTGTCTTCAGGTCTCTTTTTTCTCCCTGGTTGGTCCCACCTAGGGTATTTTGACTTGGGTGGGTTTCCTTCCACTCACAGGTGGTTGACAGTTATCAATTGGTTAGCAATTGTTAGTTGGTATCAGTTGCAATGAGATTAGCAGTTAGTTAACAGTTGCAGTTGGTAGTTAGCAGTTGGTATCAGTTGAAATGACCTGAGGGAGGATGATTCCAGGAACAAGAAGCAGCTCCTCTTAAAGGGGCAGGTCCATATGTTCTTACAGTCTAAGTTCCCCTGACTCTCCTTCAGAATGTTGCAATGATTGACAGCATGGCAACAAATGATTCATGCTAGACAATTATGAGGCATGCCCTGAAGGCAATTGAGGTTTTAAAATctaaagatattttttgtttgtagcCCATGTGTAGTTTGAGTaaattcaggattttttttttaacttatgaaGTCTAGTGGCCACTAAGAATCACTGCTCAATATGGAGGATAAAATGCCTATGGCATGGAAAACTACAAAttagtaacaaaaacaacaacagcaacaaaaccccatAAACATCTGTAATAGCTGTGGCTCAGAGTGGAGataggaggagagacagagatagagaag from the Mastomys coucha isolate ucsf_1 chromosome X, UCSF_Mcou_1, whole genome shotgun sequence genome contains:
- the LOC116091580 gene encoding uncharacterized protein LOC116091580 → MGDHRLPGSQARRTLKPTSQDTSAKSMWKESSKCFSKHKREQLRLPTSTSVENKYRLRGKEQPGSDDFRKAVAMCKGLTLSSMEDTLFPTISNGVCSSFANKNQPKSPDDSELFYPLLTVQRPRKTIWDKIGSHHDQELFAPWPRGKESSADILIKMLETPRPNWIHETPRPKRMLQTTRPKRMLENKWPYREDHREATKQPTTSAKQSQRKIDLEHQKLPWSCEGTWVHDGKHRGQDMLSSLYYKYIYKGGKDEWAEKFRDSVQHIDTGYDNQSSCEEPPVRRINMCNCDTKYDKKVSKGKDTPLSKEESSFVIKLQTPPDLYTANKHKQYESPFLKNSQLKTPGAEETNPYELELQGENAGKSEQTYEPTDWKYFISKEDTTPSTLEQMFMKKRWGCERSSPTSKMFRDYYWIVDSDDDDDDDDEEEEEEETLK